The Niastella koreensis GR20-10 genome includes a window with the following:
- a CDS encoding M20/M25/M40 family metallo-hydrolase, whose translation MNLYMRLLIILLLASFSSVGQKLKKADKVMITNLQAHVMYLADDKLEGRRAGTNGEKLAHEYISDQFQKAGLEPKGEQGWLQPFEIYDGKQINAATLLFVNDHELKLNDEYFPFVFCPTSSIEAAVSPAVKEKGVPWFDDLKDIIEDNKENPHFDLTAAIKTIAGKAAEKGATALFVYNTSGIADNLKFDSKDNSSPVTIPVVYLTAKACKQFLADDNATLDIRLKTVIGDKKRTGHNVIGFINNGAPNTIVFGAHYDHLGYGEDGNSMLRSGERQIHNGADDNASGTAALIELARLLKASKDKNNNYVFIAFSGEELGLFGSKYFTEHPTIDLQSVNFMVNMDMVGRLNDSTKAITVGGYGTSPTWGPVFTTLSKQKYFTIKYDSSGMGPSDHTSFYLKNIPVLFFFTGLHSDYHKPTDDYNKINFTGEAFVVKYIESLVDVTNTKGRLAFQKTREPAMSTTARFNVTLGIMPDYTFSGGGVRVDGVTDGRPAQKAGIQTGDIIVQLGSFDTSSLETYMQALSKFNKGDKTTVKYKRGQEMKEGPVEF comes from the coding sequence ATGAACCTGTACATGCGCTTATTGATCATTTTATTGCTCGCCTCGTTTTCTTCAGTTGGCCAGAAGTTGAAAAAAGCCGATAAAGTTATGATTACCAACCTGCAGGCACATGTTATGTACCTGGCGGATGACAAACTCGAAGGCAGAAGGGCCGGTACTAACGGCGAAAAACTGGCGCATGAATACATAAGCGATCAATTTCAAAAAGCCGGTCTTGAACCCAAGGGAGAACAGGGCTGGTTACAACCTTTTGAAATCTATGACGGTAAACAGATCAATGCGGCTACATTATTGTTTGTAAATGACCATGAGCTTAAATTAAACGACGAATACTTCCCGTTTGTATTTTGCCCCACATCCAGCATAGAAGCCGCTGTATCGCCTGCAGTGAAGGAAAAAGGCGTTCCCTGGTTCGATGACCTGAAAGACATTATTGAAGACAATAAGGAGAACCCGCATTTCGATCTTACGGCTGCAATAAAAACCATTGCCGGTAAAGCTGCCGAAAAGGGCGCTACTGCATTGTTTGTATATAACACATCCGGCATAGCCGACAACCTCAAATTCGATAGCAAAGACAATAGCAGCCCGGTGACCATCCCGGTTGTGTATTTAACCGCAAAAGCCTGCAAACAATTCCTGGCCGATGATAACGCCACATTGGACATTCGCCTTAAAACAGTGATTGGCGATAAAAAAAGGACCGGTCACAACGTGATCGGATTTATTAATAACGGCGCCCCCAATACGATTGTTTTTGGGGCGCATTACGATCACCTGGGTTATGGCGAAGATGGCAACTCCATGCTGCGCTCCGGTGAACGGCAGATCCATAATGGAGCCGATGACAATGCCAGCGGAACAGCTGCGTTGATTGAACTGGCCCGCTTGCTGAAGGCATCGAAAGACAAGAACAATAACTACGTGTTCATCGCTTTTTCGGGCGAAGAACTGGGGCTGTTTGGTTCAAAGTATTTCACCGAACACCCTACCATCGACCTGCAATCGGTAAACTTTATGGTGAATATGGATATGGTTGGCCGGTTAAATGACAGCACCAAAGCCATTACGGTTGGCGGTTATGGCACTTCTCCCACCTGGGGGCCGGTATTCACCACTCTAAGCAAACAAAAGTATTTTACTATTAAATACGACAGCAGCGGCATGGGCCCCAGCGATCATACTTCGTTTTATTTAAAGAACATTCCCGTGCTGTTCTTTTTCACCGGTTTACACAGCGATTACCACAAGCCTACCGATGATTACAACAAGATCAATTTCACCGGTGAGGCCTTTGTTGTAAAATACATTGAAAGCCTGGTTGATGTTACAAATACTAAAGGCAGGCTGGCGTTTCAGAAAACGCGCGAGCCCGCTATGTCAACCACTGCCCGGTTTAATGTTACGCTGGGCATTATGCCCGATTATACTTTTTCGGGCGGCGGGGTGCGCGTGGATGGCGTTACGGATGGACGGCCGGCACAAAAAGCAGGTATTCAAACCGGGGACATAATTGTACAATTGGGCAGCTTTGATACCAGCTCGCTCGAAACCTATATGCAGGCGTTATCAAAGTTCAATAAAGGCGATAAAACCACGGTAAAGTATAAAAGAGGACAGGAAATGAAAGAAGGTCCCGTTGAATTTTAA
- a CDS encoding IPExxxVDY family protein: protein MKLKLDLDDLANDFFEDTRLAGIVAPLKSYQFCWHLNHLLHFDFRINNDIEIQLAKKNRNYYFSVFEYREPTGSLVHYLYNNQYDGEYLLPEFRHLDFLWLMKGDTVADSFFQQIIGSVKTITGVQLVMELTNEKIKNKGHLIF from the coding sequence ATGAAACTTAAGCTCGACCTGGATGATTTGGCCAATGATTTTTTTGAGGATACCCGGTTGGCCGGTATTGTAGCACCCCTGAAAAGTTACCAGTTCTGCTGGCACCTGAATCATTTATTACATTTTGACTTCCGGATAAACAACGACATCGAGATCCAGCTGGCGAAAAAAAACCGCAACTATTATTTTTCAGTTTTTGAATACCGGGAACCCACCGGCAGCCTGGTACACTATTTATACAATAATCAGTACGATGGAGAGTACCTGTTACCCGAATTCAGACACCTGGATTTTCTGTGGCTGATGAAAGGCGATACGGTGGCGGATTCATTCTTTCAGCAGATCATTGGCTCGGTGAAGACGATTACGGGAGTACAGTTGGTGATGGAGTTAACGAATGAGAAGATTAAGAATAAAGGGCACTTGATTTTCTAG
- a CDS encoding DEAD/DEAH box helicase → MALPHLIKYVYTNGTDEVIRRGKKIHAIGYVELVDYDELLDSVTFRVKDDSYTTYYKVNIQKFKDARTLSVRCACPYNLGDICRHEAAALIQLQEMLDKNMLKTEKVDYDQKHTVVKMKFIDLKTLRLLCSPEAYTEAEKYLRTQKANIENAQDEVVKATVTIDGTPWKVVIRKNEERNFDTSCNYEDALHPLCLPKVIVFLQLLNAYGPYYFDTIRNWDKEKNKLLEAYGYQLSDNLEGKFEFTYKDGKPFLRVLDASIKRISPQDAARSKPKPVEVVVPVADETEAVDVQDNTPKYTQRIGVVFNFNHDSYPGFEVDAISGEMNEEATQFTGKIEKLDLTKFVNLEAYSESDRQMIPQLRKMQEAEVTKYLNRNSPFSGIWENIVHNEEDDLPEETKALMVEYLHPKLKKLIAEVAANPFVFYLNGKKPFKTENLHTAGIVTDYITPFFKVIAGKNNYEIECWVKLNGQQVNISENGIDSSLLFFYNDNLFLWDKPEDVSLVTQFHGKGKLVYSKADWPEQLRKMVLPLTKDYHVDFDGTLVSEVKDGDPEKRVVLQEKGDYLVFQPLFSYKGFETKPGGKDELVIPDTEKVVIVHRNKEKELQFIKKLEALHSGFIRPEGGQQLALKGSDVLKNNWFFLFVDAMKELKIPVFGFDALKNFRFNTARPQTKIHISSNTDWFDARVDIVFGDQKVTIADVKKALANRQQFVQLNDGTLGILPEEWIKKYSLLFRVGEGKQNQLRLSKYHMSVIDELYDNRSEEELVLKLEEKYEQLKSFNKIKEIPLPEHLKSILRPYQEHGYHWLHYLSEIGWGGILADDMGLGKTVQALSYLNYYRTSHGKLRALVVCPTTLMFNWENEIKKFTPSLTYYIHHGGERTRGKEQFMNAEIIITTYGTLRSDIKLLVEVPFDYVVLDESQAIKNPTSKVTKAACLLQSKNRICLSGTPLQNNTFDIFAQMNFLNPGMLGSVEFFRQEFAIPIDKFGEADRKDHLRKLLYPFILRRTKEQVAKDLPDKIETILFCEMESEQMAIYDAYRNDFRDKIMGTIEQNGIQRSQLTILQGLMKLRQICDSPAILNEAEKFPNHSIKLEELGREITEGVSNHKALVFSQFLGMLALIKEKLKELEVDFEYFDGSTSAIDRERAIQRFQNDENCRVFLISLKAGGVGLNLTAADYVYIVDPWWNPAVEQQAIDRTHRIGQTKNIFAYRMICKDTIEDKILQLQDKKRMLAKDLITDDEGFVKSLTREDVEYLFS, encoded by the coding sequence ATGGCACTACCTCATCTTATTAAGTATGTGTATACCAATGGAACTGACGAAGTGATCCGGAGGGGAAAGAAAATACACGCCATTGGATATGTTGAACTGGTGGACTATGATGAACTACTTGATTCTGTAACCTTCAGGGTGAAAGACGACAGTTACACCACCTACTATAAAGTAAACATACAGAAGTTTAAGGATGCGCGTACCCTTTCGGTACGTTGTGCATGTCCCTATAATTTAGGCGATATCTGCCGGCACGAAGCAGCAGCGCTTATTCAGCTTCAGGAGATGCTGGATAAAAATATGCTGAAGACGGAAAAAGTTGATTACGATCAGAAGCATACTGTTGTGAAGATGAAATTCATCGACCTCAAAACATTACGTTTGCTCTGCTCGCCTGAAGCTTATACCGAAGCAGAAAAATATTTACGCACCCAGAAGGCAAATATTGAAAATGCCCAGGACGAAGTGGTGAAAGCCACCGTAACCATCGACGGCACTCCCTGGAAAGTGGTAATACGCAAGAACGAAGAAAGAAACTTTGATACCAGTTGTAATTATGAAGATGCCCTGCATCCGCTTTGTTTGCCCAAGGTGATCGTTTTTCTGCAACTGTTGAATGCGTATGGCCCTTATTACTTCGATACCATTCGCAACTGGGATAAAGAAAAAAATAAATTGCTGGAAGCCTATGGCTATCAGTTAAGCGATAACCTCGAGGGCAAGTTTGAATTCACCTATAAAGATGGTAAGCCGTTTTTAAGGGTACTGGATGCTTCCATCAAACGCATTTCCCCGCAGGATGCAGCACGCTCCAAACCAAAGCCGGTTGAAGTTGTAGTGCCTGTTGCTGATGAAACAGAGGCCGTGGACGTACAGGATAACACCCCCAAATACACGCAACGTATAGGCGTGGTGTTTAATTTCAACCACGACAGTTATCCCGGTTTTGAAGTGGACGCCATCAGTGGCGAAATGAATGAAGAAGCCACACAGTTTACCGGTAAAATAGAAAAGCTGGACCTGACCAAGTTTGTGAACCTGGAAGCATACAGCGAGAGCGACCGGCAAATGATACCCCAGCTGCGTAAAATGCAGGAAGCGGAGGTAACCAAGTACCTTAACCGCAATTCGCCTTTCAGCGGCATTTGGGAAAACATCGTACACAACGAAGAAGACGACCTGCCGGAAGAAACCAAGGCATTAATGGTAGAATACCTGCATCCCAAACTGAAAAAACTGATTGCAGAAGTAGCGGCCAACCCGTTTGTATTTTACCTTAATGGCAAAAAGCCTTTCAAAACCGAGAACCTGCATACCGCTGGTATTGTAACCGATTATATCACCCCGTTCTTTAAAGTAATTGCCGGCAAAAACAATTATGAAATTGAATGTTGGGTGAAGTTGAACGGCCAACAGGTGAACATCAGCGAGAATGGCATAGACAGCAGTTTGCTTTTCTTTTATAACGACAATTTGTTTTTGTGGGATAAACCGGAAGACGTAAGCCTGGTAACCCAGTTTCATGGTAAAGGAAAACTGGTGTATTCAAAAGCCGACTGGCCCGAACAATTGCGTAAAATGGTGCTGCCGCTTACAAAAGATTACCATGTTGACTTTGATGGCACCCTGGTAAGTGAAGTTAAAGACGGCGATCCTGAAAAAAGAGTGGTATTGCAGGAAAAAGGCGATTACCTCGTATTTCAGCCATTGTTCTCTTACAAAGGGTTTGAAACAAAACCGGGCGGTAAAGATGAACTGGTGATACCCGATACAGAAAAAGTGGTGATCGTTCACCGGAATAAAGAAAAAGAATTACAGTTTATAAAAAAGCTGGAAGCTCTGCACTCAGGATTTATTCGCCCTGAAGGCGGTCAGCAACTGGCGTTGAAAGGCAGTGATGTATTGAAGAACAACTGGTTCTTCCTGTTTGTAGACGCCATGAAGGAATTGAAGATCCCGGTATTTGGTTTTGATGCGTTGAAGAACTTCCGCTTTAATACCGCACGCCCGCAAACGAAGATCCACATCAGCAGCAATACCGATTGGTTCGATGCGCGGGTTGATATTGTATTCGGCGATCAGAAAGTAACCATTGCCGATGTAAAGAAGGCATTGGCCAACCGCCAGCAGTTCGTACAACTGAACGATGGTACGCTGGGTATTTTGCCGGAAGAGTGGATCAAAAAGTATTCGCTCCTGTTCCGCGTGGGGGAAGGCAAACAAAACCAGTTGCGCCTGTCGAAATACCACATGAGCGTGATTGACGAATTGTACGACAATCGCAGCGAAGAAGAACTGGTATTGAAACTGGAAGAGAAATACGAACAACTGAAGAGCTTCAACAAAATAAAAGAAATCCCGCTTCCTGAGCATTTGAAAAGCATTCTGCGTCCTTACCAGGAACACGGGTATCACTGGTTGCACTATCTCAGTGAAATTGGCTGGGGTGGTATTCTGGCCGATGATATGGGTCTTGGTAAAACCGTACAGGCATTATCGTACCTGAACTATTATCGCACCAGCCATGGTAAATTACGGGCATTGGTAGTTTGCCCTACCACACTGATGTTTAACTGGGAGAATGAGATCAAGAAATTTACGCCCAGCCTCACTTACTATATTCACCATGGAGGTGAAAGAACAAGGGGGAAGGAGCAGTTCATGAATGCCGAGATCATCATCACCACGTATGGTACATTGCGCAGCGATATAAAACTGCTGGTTGAAGTACCATTCGATTATGTGGTGCTGGATGAATCGCAGGCGATCAAGAACCCCACCAGTAAGGTTACCAAAGCAGCCTGTTTGCTGCAATCGAAAAACAGGATCTGTTTAAGTGGTACGCCTTTACAGAATAATACATTCGATATTTTTGCCCAAATGAACTTCCTGAACCCGGGCATGCTGGGCAGTGTGGAATTCTTCAGGCAGGAATTTGCTATACCTATTGATAAATTCGGCGAGGCCGATCGCAAAGATCACCTGCGCAAATTGTTATATCCTTTCATCCTGCGCCGTACCAAAGAGCAGGTGGCGAAAGACCTGCCCGATAAAATTGAGACCATCCTGTTCTGCGAAATGGAAAGCGAACAAATGGCTATTTATGATGCTTACCGCAACGATTTCCGCGATAAGATTATGGGTACCATCGAGCAGAACGGTATTCAACGGTCACAATTAACCATCTTGCAGGGTTTAATGAAACTGCGCCAGATCTGTGATTCACCAGCCATCCTGAACGAAGCGGAGAAATTCCCCAATCATTCAATAAAACTCGAAGAGTTGGGCCGTGAGATCACGGAAGGTGTCAGTAACCACAAAGCGCTGGTGTTCTCCCAGTTCCTGGGAATGCTGGCGTTGATCAAAGAAAAGCTGAAAGAGCTGGAGGTTGATTTCGAATACTTCGATGGCAGCACATCGGCTATTGACCGGGAACGGGCCATTCAGCGTTTCCAGAACGATGAGAACTGCCGGGTGTTCCTGATCTCGCTGAAAGCGGGTGGGGTGGGTTTGAACCTTACAGCCGCCGACTATGTGTACATAGTTGATCCCTGGTGGAACCCCGCGGTTGAACAACAGGCCATTGACCGTACGCATCGTATTGGACAAACGAAGAATATCTTCGCTTACCGCATGATCTGTAAAGACACCATTGAGGACAAGATATTGCAGCTGCAGGATAAAAAACGCATGTTAGCCAAAGACCTTATCACCGATGATGAAGGCTTTGTTAAGTCGCTTACCCGCGAAGATGTGGAATACCTGTTCAGCTAA
- a CDS encoding 4a-hydroxytetrahydrobiopterin dehydratase — MWQEQNNKLYQKFTFKNFSEAFAFMTRVALEAEKMDHHPMWTNVWNTVEVWLSTHDAGDVVTDKDHKLAKKIDAIVK, encoded by the coding sequence ATGTGGCAAGAACAAAACAACAAGCTCTACCAGAAGTTTACATTCAAGAACTTCTCCGAAGCATTTGCATTCATGACACGCGTGGCGCTGGAGGCTGAAAAGATGGATCATCATCCTATGTGGACCAACGTTTGGAACACAGTAGAGGTATGGTTAAGCACCCACGATGCCGGCGATGTGGTTACCGATAAAGACCATAAGCTGGCGAAGAAGATAGACGCTATTGTAAAATAG
- the rho gene encoding transcription termination factor Rho, whose product MYDILQLNDMLVPELLDIAEQLKIPNAKKLDKQELVYKILDKQAVMASAVKSSAADDKGKRKRVVKTTTANATEEADVVSGDDKPVRKELKKEAPKKKVIEKPAPAPIPVKKGRKKPEPEEEEEEATPILPVLMDDDHDEHNHHEDQEDDEMPPHDDEEEGDDEEEGGTIVSHQHQHHGHHERMSEPQPSADQQQKSYPHRRESAFNIEFDGVIMAEGVLEMMPDGYGFLRSSDYNYLSSPDDIYVSPSQIKLFGLKTGDTIFGAVRPPKEGEKYFALLKVETINGKQPEDVRDRVPFDYLTPLFPFEKLNLFTVPNQYSTRIMDLFTPIGKGQRGLIVAQPKTGKTVLLKEVANAIAANHPECYLMVVLVDERPEEVTDMERSVRAEVIASTFDEPAEKHVKVSTIALQKAKRLVECGHDVVILLDSITRLARAHNTVAPASGKVLSGGVEANAMQKPKQFFGAARKIENGGSLTILATALIDTGSKMDEVIFEEFKGTGNMELQLDRRLANRRVFPAIDLVASSTRRDDLLLERDVLQRMNLLRVYLTDMNTEEAMSELLKRMRGTKDNQEFLASMNG is encoded by the coding sequence ATGTATGACATTTTGCAATTGAACGACATGCTCGTTCCAGAACTGTTAGATATTGCCGAACAGTTAAAAATACCCAACGCAAAAAAATTAGACAAACAGGAGCTAGTATATAAAATCCTAGATAAGCAGGCTGTGATGGCAAGTGCAGTAAAGAGTAGTGCAGCCGATGATAAAGGTAAACGTAAAAGAGTAGTAAAGACCACTACTGCAAATGCAACGGAAGAAGCAGATGTAGTAAGTGGTGATGATAAACCAGTGCGCAAGGAACTGAAGAAGGAAGCGCCCAAAAAGAAAGTAATAGAAAAGCCCGCTCCGGCGCCAATTCCAGTGAAAAAGGGTCGCAAGAAACCAGAGCCGGAAGAAGAAGAGGAAGAAGCAACCCCGATTTTACCAGTGCTGATGGATGACGATCATGATGAACATAATCATCATGAAGACCAGGAGGATGACGAAATGCCTCCGCATGATGATGAAGAGGAAGGCGATGATGAGGAAGAAGGTGGCACCATAGTTTCTCACCAACACCAGCATCACGGACACCACGAACGAATGTCAGAGCCGCAACCTTCGGCAGATCAGCAACAAAAATCATATCCCCACCGCCGTGAAAGTGCCTTTAACATTGAATTTGACGGCGTTATTATGGCAGAGGGTGTTTTGGAAATGATGCCCGACGGATATGGTTTCTTACGCTCTTCAGACTACAACTACCTTTCTTCTCCAGACGATATCTATGTTTCTCCTTCCCAGATAAAATTATTCGGCTTAAAAACAGGTGACACCATCTTCGGTGCTGTTCGTCCGCCCAAAGAAGGAGAGAAATACTTCGCGTTGCTGAAAGTGGAAACCATCAATGGTAAACAACCGGAAGATGTGCGTGACCGCGTACCTTTCGATTACCTGACCCCACTGTTCCCATTCGAGAAGCTGAACCTGTTCACTGTTCCCAATCAATACAGCACCCGCATCATGGATCTGTTTACGCCCATTGGTAAGGGTCAGCGTGGATTGATTGTGGCGCAGCCAAAAACCGGTAAAACCGTATTGCTGAAAGAAGTGGCCAACGCCATTGCAGCCAATCACCCCGAATGTTATCTGATGGTGGTACTGGTTGATGAGCGTCCTGAGGAAGTTACCGATATGGAGCGCAGCGTACGTGCTGAAGTAATTGCTTCTACTTTCGACGAACCAGCTGAAAAGCACGTGAAAGTATCTACCATTGCCCTGCAAAAAGCAAAACGCCTGGTAGAGTGCGGTCATGATGTAGTTATCCTGTTAGACTCTATCACCCGTTTGGCCCGCGCCCATAACACCGTAGCGCCTGCATCAGGTAAAGTATTATCCGGTGGTGTGGAAGCGAACGCCATGCAAAAGCCTAAACAATTCTTTGGCGCCGCCCGTAAAATTGAGAACGGCGGTTCATTAACCATACTGGCCACCGCATTGATAGATACCGGTTCTAAAATGGATGAGGTGATCTTTGAAGAGTTCAAGGGTACCGGTAACATGGAATTGCAGCTGGACCGCCGCCTGGCCAACAGACGCGTGTTCCCGGCCATTGACCTGGTAGCCTCTTCTACCCGTCGCGATGACCTGTTGCTGGAACGCGATGTGCTGCAACGCATGAACCTGTTACGTGTGTATCTTACAGATATGAATACGGAAGAAGCAATGAGTGAATTGCTGAAACGTATGCGTGGTACAAAAGACAACCAAGAGTTCTTAGCAAGCATGAACGGCTGA
- a CDS encoding outer membrane beta-barrel protein, which yields MKKLFTLFLFVIGFAMAGFTQSGTIQGKLYDSSFVDNLADATVTVLHATDTSVVMYTLADTKGEFKLKNIPVGSYRLMISYQGYTPKYIKFSIKADSANVQLGTVYMTRKDAMLQEVIVEAPPIVVKKDTVEFRADAFKTKPNSTAEDLLKKLPGVQVDKDGNVKAQGEDIQKVYVDGKEFFGTDPKMATKNITADMIESVQVYDDMSDQAKFTRIDDGSRSKTINIKLKKDKRKGYFGRFAAGIGDKDRYTVSGMFNRFDNDRRISVLGGSNNLNKSSFSFNDIVSTMGGYGSSRGGSGGGGGGGGFSGGGGGGNRGGGNNGGGNRPSVGFSNFGSNNTGITKATNVGINYTDKWGGKVDVTGSYFFSNSNTLKEQESLTQRTIADSVSHQTENMNSNNKNQNHRFNLRFEYYIDSMNSLLYTPSLVVQHSETSSYDTLFTRAFSLKHPEFLANQGRNNNTNIRDGVNLNNNLLYRRRFHKTGRTLTIGINNSINNSNGNGTTFSPLRTYDFNENLTGVINQDFRSTQKTKSMNNVLSASYTEPIGLNKILEFNYAYTNRHSTSDRDAFSYDSVSLKYDSVYKSQTNYLENDFIAHRAGANFRVQNKMYSWQIGAAVERSELNNFNSRALYGDTTIKQTYTNLFPTANFQYQFSRSKTLRFFYRGRTNQPQVNQLQEVPDVSNVLAVSNGNPSLRQEFAHNVNINYNTFNAQTFKFLSVNINLSNTHNKIVNSIDTLPTAVRERYHLSDSTIPHGATYTIPINMNGSYSASSFVTFGIPLKGKMKGSSLNFNNSITYNRDLNVLYQKQNVTNTFVVTQTAGINLNLKDAFIVGLNASVAYNKASYSQQKILNNEYYTQTYSADMSYQFLKSFVLASDFDYYVNTGRASGFNQSIPLWNASLAYEMFKKKNGELKFSVNDIMNQNQSITRTIGADGSIVDSRANVLRRYFMLTFTYNLNRAGGPQKRGVPGMPRGMERQMERQQYGGGGVPGMPMPAQQGGGRNQ from the coding sequence ATGAAAAAGCTTTTTACTCTGTTCCTATTTGTTATCGGATTTGCAATGGCTGGTTTTACCCAATCGGGCACCATTCAGGGCAAGTTATACGATAGCTCGTTTGTTGATAACCTGGCAGATGCTACTGTTACCGTGCTGCATGCAACGGATACATCGGTTGTAATGTATACCCTGGCGGATACCAAGGGTGAATTCAAACTTAAAAACATCCCTGTAGGCAGTTATCGTTTAATGATCAGCTACCAGGGTTATACCCCGAAGTATATTAAATTCAGTATAAAGGCCGATTCTGCCAACGTACAGCTTGGTACTGTTTACATGACCAGGAAGGATGCTATGTTACAGGAAGTGATTGTGGAAGCGCCGCCCATTGTTGTAAAAAAAGATACGGTTGAATTCAGGGCCGATGCCTTTAAAACAAAACCCAACTCTACCGCTGAAGACCTGTTGAAGAAGTTGCCCGGTGTGCAGGTAGATAAAGACGGGAACGTAAAAGCACAGGGTGAAGATATCCAGAAAGTATATGTAGATGGCAAGGAGTTCTTTGGCACCGATCCAAAAATGGCTACCAAGAACATCACGGCAGATATGATTGAATCGGTACAGGTGTATGATGATATGAGCGACCAGGCCAAGTTCACTCGTATTGATGATGGAAGCCGGTCAAAAACAATTAATATCAAACTGAAAAAAGATAAACGCAAAGGCTATTTTGGCCGTTTTGCTGCAGGGATCGGCGATAAAGACCGCTATACTGTAAGCGGCATGTTCAACCGTTTTGATAATGACCGCCGTATTTCGGTTCTGGGCGGATCAAACAACCTGAACAAATCGAGTTTCTCCTTTAACGACATCGTTAGCACGATGGGTGGCTATGGATCATCACGCGGTGGTAGTGGCGGCGGTGGCGGCGGAGGTGGATTTAGCGGCGGCGGTGGAGGAGGTAACCGCGGCGGCGGTAATAATGGTGGTGGTAATCGCCCGAGTGTAGGCTTCAGCAATTTTGGAAGCAACAATACCGGTATTACAAAAGCAACCAACGTAGGTATAAACTATACCGATAAATGGGGCGGCAAGGTTGATGTGACCGGCAGTTATTTCTTTTCAAACAGCAATACGCTTAAGGAACAGGAAAGCCTTACACAACGCACTATAGCTGACTCTGTTTCGCACCAGACCGAGAATATGAATTCAAACAACAAGAACCAGAACCACCGGTTCAACCTGCGGTTTGAATATTACATCGACTCTATGAACTCCCTGTTGTATACTCCCAGCCTGGTAGTACAACATTCTGAAACAAGCTCATACGATACCTTGTTTACCCGGGCATTTTCCTTAAAGCATCCGGAGTTTTTAGCCAACCAGGGTAGAAATAACAACACTAATATCCGCGACGGGGTAAACCTGAACAATAACCTATTGTATCGCCGCAGGTTTCATAAAACAGGCCGTACATTAACTATTGGCATAAACAACAGCATCAACAACAGTAATGGGAATGGTACTACCTTCTCCCCATTGCGGACGTATGATTTTAATGAAAACCTCACCGGGGTAATTAACCAGGATTTCAGATCGACACAAAAAACCAAGTCGATGAACAATGTGCTCAGCGCTTCATATACCGAGCCCATTGGCCTTAACAAGATCCTGGAATTTAACTATGCGTATACCAACCGGCATTCAACCAGCGACCGGGATGCCTTTTCATACGATTCGGTTTCGTTGAAATATGACTCGGTATACAAGAGCCAGACCAACTACCTGGAAAATGATTTCATCGCTCACCGGGCCGGGGCCAACTTCCGCGTGCAAAATAAAATGTACAGCTGGCAAATTGGCGCAGCGGTTGAACGTTCTGAATTGAATAATTTCAACTCCCGCGCATTGTATGGCGATACCACTATAAAACAAACGTACACCAACCTGTTCCCTACGGCGAACTTTCAATACCAGTTCAGCCGGTCGAAAACCCTGCGGTTCTTTTACCGGGGAAGAACCAACCAGCCACAGGTTAACCAGTTACAGGAGGTGCCCGATGTATCGAATGTACTGGCGGTATCGAACGGTAACCCTTCTTTGCGGCAGGAGTTTGCGCACAACGTGAATATCAACTATAATACATTCAATGCGCAGACCTTCAAATTCCTTTCTGTTAATATAAACCTGAGCAATACCCACAACAAGATCGTAAACAGCATAGATACGCTGCCAACAGCGGTTAGAGAAAGATATCACCTGAGTGATTCTACCATCCCGCATGGAGCTACTTATACTATTCCCATAAACATGAATGGATCGTACAGCGCTTCTTCGTTTGTAACATTTGGCATTCCTTTAAAGGGAAAGATGAAAGGAAGCAGTCTGAATTTCAACAACTCGATTACATATAACCGCGACCTGAACGTGCTGTATCAAAAGCAAAACGTAACCAACACTTTTGTAGTTACTCAAACGGCAGGTATTAACCTGAATCTTAAAGACGCGTTTATTGTTGGGTTGAACGCCAGCGTGGCTTATAATAAAGCGTCCTATTCACAACAAAAGATCCTGAACAACGAATATTATACCCAAACCTATTCAGCTGATATGAGCTATCAGTTCCTGAAAAGTTTTGTGCTGGCCTCCGACTTTGATTATTATGTAAACACCGGCCGCGCCAGTGGTTTCAACCAGTCGATACCATTATGGAATGCCAGCCTGGCCTATGAGATGTTTAAAAAGAAAAACGGAGAACTGAAATTTTCGGTGAATGACATCATGAACCAGAACCAAAGCATCACCCGTACAATAGGCGCCGATGGTTCTATTGTGGATTCGCGGGCAAACGTATTACGCCGGTACTTTATGCTCACCTTTACTTATAACCTCAACCGGGCAGGTGGTCCGCAAAAACGTGGTGTACCAGGCATGCCCCGTGGCATGGAGCGCCAAATGGAACGCCAGCAGTACGGCGGTGGGGGAGTACCCGGTATGCCAATGCCTGCACAGCAGGGCGGAGGACGCAATCAATAA